AATGAAAATAGCTACTTATAATGTGAATGGGGTGAATGGCCACCTGGCAGTATTACTCCGCTGGTTGACAGAAACAACGCCGGATGTGGTGTGCTTGCAGGAACTGAAAGCGCCACAGGAAAAGTTTCCGGAAGCAGCGATCCTCGAAGCAGGATATACCGCCATCTGGCACGGACAAAAGAGCTGGAATGGGGTGGCAATCCTGTCTCGCATCGGCAAACCTGAAGAAGTAAGAAGAGTGTTGCCCGGTGATCCTGAAGATCTGCATAGCCGGTATATAGAAGCTGTTGTAAATGGTATCACCATTGCATGTTTGTATCTGCCAAATGGAAACCCGGCTCCGGGACCAAAGTATGATTATAAGTTAGGATGGTTCAAGCGGCTGCATGCACATGCACAGGAATTGATGGACAGTGGTAAACCAGTGATTATACTCGGTGATTACAATGTGATCCCTACGGAGAAAGATGTATATAAACCTGCCAGCTGGGTCACTGATGCGCTCTTTTTGCCACAAACCCGTGAAGCGTTTGAGCTACTGAAGTCGCAGGGGTGGACAGATGCATTACGGAAATTATACCCGGAAGAAACCATCTATACCTTTTACGATTATTTCCGTAATGCGTATGGTAGAAATGCGGGTTTAAGAATAGATCATTTTTTGGTAAGTCCGGATGTAGAAAAACGATTGATAGCCGGCGGCGTGGATAAGGAAGTGAGGGGATGGGAGAAGACAAGCGACCACTGTCCGGTATGGATTACAATAACAGACTAATATGAATATTAAATCCTTATTACCGTACGATCGTTATACCCTGACTACCAGATTGAATGAGGGGGAAGTGAGGCGGAGACTGGAAGCCAATGTGGCTCCCCCAAAGAAACCTTTTAGCTTGTTGGTACAACGTTATGGGCTAAAAAAGAATATGACGGACAAGCCTTATGTAGGTGTGGTAGTAGGCCCTCGTTTTGAAATAGCGAGAGTCATTAACTACAAGAATTCTTTTCTGCCGGTTACCAAAGGGGAGATGAGTAATTTTCTTGGGCAGACGGAGATAAAGGTGAAAAGTAGTCCTCATCTGGCCGTCATGATATTTTCAGGCGTCTGGTTGTTCATGGTATTGGTAGGTTGTGTGGCGGTTTTGGGAGCATCTATCAATGATGGGTTTGAGCCTGTGATGTTAATACCTTTTGGGATGTTTGTATTTGGTTGTTTACTATTTACAATTCCTTATAAGTTGGAGGCGAAGAAGACGAAGCGATTTCTGGCGGAGTTGCTGGAAGCTGAGGAAGTTAAAGAAGGTTAAAATGCTATTTGGGAAGTGTATCATTATAAATTTAGTCAAGCCGGCCCCAGGACCCTGCTTTACCTTTTGATTCGTTGCACTTTTAGTGATATATAGTTAGCCGAAGATATTTGAATACCTTACCGGAAGAATAATTTAAATTATACATGATAGCCCGTACACCCACACCACCCTATTACGCAGTTATATTTACATCACTCAGAACGGAGGTAGAAGAAGGTTACAAAGACACTGCTACCCTGATGGTGGAACTGGCGCAGGCACAGCCAGGATATTTGGGCGTGGAGCCTGCACGCGATGGAGTGGGCATTACCGTTTCTTATTGGGAGAGCCTTGAAGCAATCCGTAACTGGAAGCAACAGGCGGATCACCTGATTGCGCAGCAGCTGGGGCGGGAGAAATGGTATGAGCAGTATAAGACGAGGATTTGCCTGGTAGAAAGAGATTATGGTTTTGATAAAGAATAATATATTTTATGAACGTTGATGGCTAGTCGTATAGCAGTATGAGTGGTCTGAAAGGCTTGAATTAAGTTCCGACATTTGACTTTATAAATATTTACTATACTATGAGGGTCTTATTGCTGCTTTCTTATCTAACGGTAAGTTCGTTATTTTGTGCTGCGCAGGCGCCTTTGCCTGCAAAAAATCTAAGTATTTTCGGAAGGGGGATGTATCCTGGGGATGATTCTACCTATGCATTATTGCAGGAGGCGGGTTTTAATACCGTGTTGTTATCCAGCTTTTATATTCATGGAGATGGAGATCTGTATTCCGGGGATGATAATCAGCATCCCGTGATCCATGATGGAAAGTGGGTAGGGGATACGGCTTACCTGAGAAGGGTCGCAGCGTTAAAGAAGGGGGCGAGGATTGAGATCCTGCTGGAAGGAAGATGGTACAATCAGCCACCGAATACGTTTGATTTTATGAGAGATTGGGTAGATTCAACTAAACAGGTACCGGGTGTGGTGACAGGAGTGGGTGATAACAGTACATTGTTTACCATTTGTAAAGTGTTGAAAGAAGTGGTGGGTGCCGATGCATTTTGTATAGATGATGAATCCGTGTATGATAGTCATTCTATCATAGAGATGGGTAAGATAGCGGCGAGATTAAACATGCATATGACGTTGTGTCCGTTCAGGGTGAATGAGTTTTGGAGTACTGTGTTGAAGAATACAGATCCGAAGGTAGTGGACGCGATTTATTTGCAATGTTATGATGGAGGGAGGAATGCGAATCCCGGGTTATGGAAGAATGCGATGAATCCAGTACAGCCGGTATATCCGATATTTATGTGCAGAGGATCGTTCAGTACCTGTGGCACATCGCATAATAGTAAGACGGTGGAGGAGATAAAGGGAGAGATGATCAGGTTTAAAAAAGACTATCCTGAGATGAGTGGTGCATGTATCTGGCAGATGGCGGATGTGAAGAATTTTGTAAAGAATAATTGTGCGGTGGTAGACCCATCATCCGGTACGGCAAGATCAGTAAAAGAGTTTTTGGCGCAGATAAAAGGGGCATTATCAACAGGTCTTTAAGCTGGCAACATGGCCTATAAACTAGCAGCATGTCCTATAAACTGGCCGCATGGCTTTAAATTAACTACTGGCCTTTTAAATTGCCTGCTGCAGGCAATTTAAAAGGCCAGCGCCTAAATGCCAATGCCGATTGCGTAGCAATCGGCATTGGCATTTAGTTATTAAATCACAGAAAATAGTCTTCAAGATTATATTGTTTCCTCTACAGCAGGGAAAAATTTCCAGATTATGGAAGGAATCCTTCCTATTTAATAATTAAAATACATTGAATTTCAATTAGTTGCATTGTTATTGGCCAATTGGCATCCATTTCGCATTATACTATACAGAGAATGAGAAATAATCAAACCTTTTTCCAATTGGAACACTCCGGGGTTCTTTAGGACTCCGGGGATTGTTCCTCAGAAGACAAACGACGAAGCTAAAGCCTTACATAATTAATGCTGACTTTTTGGGGGAATGCTAAAGAGGAGGGAGCGAAAGCTTCCTCCATCTTTCTTTTAAGCCCTTTCAGAAAGCCTTTATTCAAAAAGCACTCTTTCCAGAAAATCCCTTTCCAGAAAACCTTTTTCCAGAAAATCCCTTTTTTTGAAATCTCTTATTTAAAAACTCACCACCAGTTTACCAAAATGCCCACCGCTTTCCAGTTCCCTGAATGCCGTTTGCACCTCTTCAACAGGAAATACCTTATCAATCACTGGCCTGATCCCCGCTTTCAACAACCCCTTAAAACTCTCCCTGCTACCCACCGCAAACCCTGCGATCCGCTTAAAATTCAAGTTCAGATCTCCATACACATCCAGTGTAATCGCAGACCCTGTCAGCCCACCGGCAGTACATACCAGTCCATTCACCTTCACCGCCTGCAATGATTGCCGGATCGTATCCTTACCGCCTACATCCAGGGTCACATCTGCCCCGAGCCCTCCTGTAAGTCGTAACACCTCCTCCTGCCACTGCGGATGTGTGATGTAATTGATCACTGCATCTGCACCTAATTCTTTTAACCTCATAGCTTTCGCATCAGAACTGGTCGTGGCTATCACCCTGGCTCCTGCCTGACGGGCTATCTGCAAGGCAAACATCGATACCCCACCGGTGCCCTGTACCAACACTGTTTGGCCTAATTGTATTTTGGCAATATTGATCAGCCCTTCCCATGCTGTCACCCCTGCTACCGGCATGGTTGCCGCCTCCTCAAAGGAGAGGGAATCGGGGAGTTTTACCAGGCCATAATCAGGCACCGTTACATAATCCGCCATCACTCCTTGTATCTGCCAGCCAATACGTACCGCATCTTTTAATGGAATCCCATCCCCTGAAAGGAAATTCTGTACATAGGTCAGCGCTACCCTGTCACCCACCTGCCATTCACTCACCTTTTCGCCCACTGCTGTTACTATTCCCGCTCCATCGCAACCAGGTGTATATGGGAAAGGAAGTCCGGTCGGGAAGTCACCCTTCACGATCATGAGGTCCAGAAAATTCAGCGACACTGCTTTTATATTCACCACCACTTCATGCGCTGCCGGTTGGGGGATACTTGTAGTGCCTACCTTGAGTGCTTCAATTCCAGTTTTGTCTAACTGTACGATTCTGTTTTGCATATCCTTATTTTTGTATTGCAAAGTTGAAACCGTACAGAACGAAAGTCAAGTACCGGGAATTTAATCACCAGGTGATAATTTAATCACCTTTTAAGGTCTGAAACATGTATACAAGGAAAATCCCCCGTTTATATAATTGTTCGCTGGAAGTGACGATGGAAGTAATGGGCGGAAAATGGAAGCCGTTTATCATCTGTTACCTGCAGCATGGTCCAAAACGGCCCAGTGAACTGCTCAAAATGATCAATGGCGCCAGCAAACGGGTGATCAGTCAGCAGCTGAAAGAGCTGGAAGACCACGAAATTGTCGCTAAGAACGTATATGCCGAAGTGCCGCTGCGTACGGAATACTACCTGACCGACTTCGGAAATGAGCTGTTACCTGTCGTTTTGATGATGGAGCAATGGGGTAGAAAGTATCAGCCGCACCTGGAAAATAAGCGGACTGCCTGATTCAAATTTTCACAATTTTTTTACATTTAAATGTTGTGAGTTTACTAAATTGGCAGCCGTTTCATTTTAATAGGTAAGTAAATAACAATTATTTCAACCAGTATATAATTTATTATTTATTAATCTCGAATTGGCAATGTCAGCTACTACAACAAAGCATCAGCGCCGGATGACGCGCAGTCTGTATTTATTCGTATTATTATTCAGCAACCAGGTCTGGGCACAGGCAGTCAACAAATCTTCTCCACCGTTCACTGCCAGATTAATGAACATCGAGGCCGCAGCCAACACCACGTTTAACTACAATACCAAATTAAAAAACGTAGCACCCGTATCCAGGGTATTCCAGCTCTTTGCAGGATTGCCTCCCGGATGGAACGCGAATTTTAAGGTAGAAGGAATGTCGGTGACTTCTGTAAACATTGATTCCAACAGAACCGCAGATATTACCATCGAAATCGTTCCTACACTGGATACCAAACCAGGTAAATACGAAATCCCTGTTACCGCACTGGTCGGCTCAGATTCCCTGAAACTGAACCTGGAAGCGGTGATCAAAGGTACCTATGGCGTAAGCCTGACCACCCCAAGCGGTAAACTGAGTGAAGATGTAACGGAAGGCAGTACAAAAGAACTGCAACTGGTCATTAAAAATACCGGCACCATCGCCCTGGACAACCTGGATCTCTCTGCACAGAATCCGTCTCAATGGCAACTCACCTTTGCGCCTGCTAAGGTCCTCCACCTGGAAGCCGGTGCCGACACCACTATCGTAGCGACCCTGCAGGTGCCAGACAAAACACTGGCCGGCGACTACATGACCAACGTTACCGTAAGGAATAACAATGCCAATGCGAAAGCAGATTTTCGTATCACCGTCAAGACTTCTGTATTGACAGGCTGGCTGGGTCTGGTCATTATTCTGATCGCCCTGGGCGCTGTTTATTTCCTTATCCGTAAATATGGCAGGCGATAGTACATTATGGAACAACCAATTATAGAGATACATGGGTTATCCAAAACCTATGGGTCTTTGAAAGCCGTCGATAATCTCAACCTCACCATTCAGCAGGGAGAGATCTTCGGACTGCTGGGACCTAATGGCGCCGGAAAATCGACCACTATATTAATGCTGCTGGGGCTTACAGAGCCTACAGCTGGTACCGCTCACATCTGCGGATTGAATGCTTCCCGCCATCCCATTCCTGTAAAACGAAAGGTGGGTTACATGCCGGACAACGTTGGTTTTTACAACGAACTCTCTGCACTGGAAAACCTGAAATACATCGGCAGACTGAATGACATTCCTGAAGATGAAGTGGAAGCTGCTGCCCGTGAAATGCTCATTTCCGTAGGCCTGGAAGCCGCTATTCACAAGAAAGCCGGCACCTTTTCCCGTGGTATGAAACAGCGACTGGGACTGGCAGATGTATTGATCAAACGCCCGGAAGTGATCATTCTCGATGAACCTACTTTGGGAATTGATCCAGCAGGTGTAAAAGATTTCCTGGAACTGATCAGGAGACTGAACCAGGAGCAGGGCATCACCATTCTCTTATCTTCTCATCACCTGCACCAGGTACAGCAGGTTTGCAGCAGAGTGGGCATTTTCGTAGGCGGACACCTGTTAGCCGACGGAAGTGTGGAAACACTGGCGGCTAACCTGTTCAAAGCTGATCCACACGTAGTACAGGTTACGCTGCAAAACGCAGCAGGCTTGTCGGAACAGGACCTACTGCAATTGCCGGGTGTTACGAAAGTAAACATCGTGGATGCAGCGGTGGAGATTTCCGGGCAGGCAGACAATACCCCTGACATTGTACGATACTTTGTACATAAGGGATATGATGTAACCGGCGTGCAAAAACGGACGTATGGTCTGGATGAAATTTATCAACGTTATTTTGAAAATAATTTAAAGGAAAACGAGGTACAAAATGAAAAGTCTACTGGCTTATTCCAAAGGTCATTCCTTGGCAGGTTCAAAAAGCGTTAGTCCTTTTTGGGTCATGGTAAAGAAGGAGGTGGCTGACCAGGTGCATAGCTGGCGGTTCATCATTATGGCCCTGTTGATCCTGCTCACCTGGATAGGATCGATGTATGTATCGCTGTCCAATATCAGGGCGGCGATGGAGAATGTACGGGAGCAGGATACCGTGTATTTTTACCTGAAATTACTGACCACAACAGACCGGTCATTACCACCGTTTCATGTATTCATCGGGTTCTTAGGGCCTTTGCTGGGCATTGCTTTAGGCTTTGATGCGATCAATGCTGAGCAGAGCAATGGTACGCTGATCCGGTTGATGGCGCAACCTGTATACAGGGATTCGTTGTTGAATGCGAAGTTCACCGGATCACTGATCGTAGTGAGTATCCTGTTCTTTTCACTGAACATGCTGATGGTAGGCGGGGGTATGCTGATCACCGGTGTACATATAGAAGGCGCTGAGTTTGTGCGCATACTTTGCTTTGTGGTATTGAGTGTAATTTATGTGGCGTTCTGGCTAAACCTCTCCATATTATTATCAGTGAAGTTTAAACAATCGGCTACTTCGGCATTGACGGCGATTGCCATCTGGTTGTTTTTTACGGTGTTTTATCCTATCCTGGTACAGATTATCCTAAAAGGAATCTTACCTGATCCGAATACTCTGAGTCCGGAGCAAATGGTGATCTACAACCAGATCAGGCACAACTTCCTGCTTGTGATACCGAGCCAGATGTATGCAGATGGAACGACAACGTTGTTAATGCCGGTGGTAAGGAGTATGGGACCTTTGTCGATGGAGCAGATGGCGATGGCGGTGCCATCACCCTTGCCATTGAGAGAGAGCCTGTTGATCACCTGGCCGCAGGTGAGTGGGTTGATAGCGGCTACCGTGGCCTGCTTTGCCCTGTCTTACTGGTTATTTATGAGAAGAGAGATCAGAACTTAATGGTTGTCATTGTCTTGCATCAACCTTCTATAAGCTTTGTTCGACCGTTGTTCGACTGTTGTTCGACGCTTCTTCGATGCTTCTTCGACTGTTCTATAACCTCATACTGATTTCCAACCTGTTATAATTAAAAAAAATGCTTCTGTCTATAGGATAGAAGCATTTTTTTTAATTGTATATTTCATTTGAATACCTATTATTCATTTATCTCTCAAAATTAACCGGCATGAAAAGAACCCTTCTGCTACTTGGCCTCACCGTGCTCACACTCCTGCACGGCTGTACAAAGCCAGAATCTGAGCAAAGACTATCAGGTTCCTCCACGTTTAAAGCTGTCACCGCCGCCAGCACTTCGGTCATCTTTACAAATCCTTTACCATCACTCGACAACGGTAGTTATTACGATCCATGGGTGATTAACATTGGCGGGTATTTTTATTATTGTGGTTCCGACGGCGGGCGTTTATGGATTACAAAGTCGGCTACACTTGAAAACCTTTTACAGCAGACAAAGACTTACATTTTCACACCACCATCCGGTACGGGATATAGCGGGGAGCTGTGGGCGCCTGAGCTGCATTACCTGAATGGCAAATGGTATGTGTACTTTGCTGCAGATGATGGTACGAATGCCAATCACCGTATGTATGTACTGGAAGGTGGCACGGATGCCAGCAATCCACTGAACGGTACTTACAGTTTCAAGACGAAGCTGAATGCTACTACTGATCGTTGGGCGATAGACGGACATCCGTTTGTGTACAACAGTCAGTTGTATTTTGTATGGTCAGGATGGGAAGGTACGACGAACGTATCCCAGTACCTCTACATCGCGAAGATGAGTAACCCTTATACCATCGATGGGGACAGGGTTGAAATCTCCAGACCAGATTATTCATGGGAGCAGGTAGGTACACCTACGGTAAATGAAGGCCCTACTTCCCTGATCAGCGGCAACACGGTGCACATTATTTATTCTGCCAGTGGCAGCTGGACGAACGATTATTGTTTGGGACGGATCACCTGTACAAACGGGAACCTGTTGTCCAAAGCTTCCTGGACAAAAAATTCAACGGCTGTATTTTCCAGGTTCGGAAATGTGTATGGTCCCGGTCATGCTTCTTTTGTGAAGTCACCGGATAATATCCAGAACTGGATTGTATACCATGCGGCAAACAGTGATGGCAGTGGATGGGATAGAAGGGTAATGGCGCAGCAGTTTAGCTGGATAGGAGATGAGCCTTTCTTTGGGTACCCGATAGAAAAGGGAATACCGGTACCGGCGCCTTCAATTGGACCTGGTTATGCAATGCCCATTGCGAATGGCACTTACCGGATCAAATCAAAAGTGACTTCACAGTGTGTGGATGTACCGAATGCCGCTTCTACGGCTGGTTTACAAATCCAGGAGTATACGGATAACGGAACGAATGCACAAAAGTGGGTATTTACCTCATTGGGTAATGGGTATTACACGATTACGAATGTGGCGTCAGGGTTGAACCTGGATAATGCAGGTGCGTCTACAGCTGCGGGGAATATCCTGATACAGTGGACGGACAATGGGAATGCGGCGCAACATTGGAGAGTGCAGGATATGGGGGGTGGATATTATAAACTCATCAATCAAAGGAGTTTGCTGGCGCTAA
This Chitinophaga sancti DNA region includes the following protein-coding sequences:
- the xth gene encoding exodeoxyribonuclease III, with the translated sequence MKIATYNVNGVNGHLAVLLRWLTETTPDVVCLQELKAPQEKFPEAAILEAGYTAIWHGQKSWNGVAILSRIGKPEEVRRVLPGDPEDLHSRYIEAVVNGITIACLYLPNGNPAPGPKYDYKLGWFKRLHAHAQELMDSGKPVIILGDYNVIPTEKDVYKPASWVTDALFLPQTREAFELLKSQGWTDALRKLYPEETIYTFYDYFRNAYGRNAGLRIDHFLVSPDVEKRLIAGGVDKEVRGWEKTSDHCPVWITITD
- a CDS encoding antibiotic biosynthesis monooxygenase; the encoded protein is MIARTPTPPYYAVIFTSLRTEVEEGYKDTATLMVELAQAQPGYLGVEPARDGVGITVSYWESLEAIRNWKQQADHLIAQQLGREKWYEQYKTRICLVERDYGFDKE
- a CDS encoding NAD(P)-dependent alcohol dehydrogenase, with translation MQNRIVQLDKTGIEALKVGTTSIPQPAAHEVVVNIKAVSLNFLDLMIVKGDFPTGLPFPYTPGCDGAGIVTAVGEKVSEWQVGDRVALTYVQNFLSGDGIPLKDAVRIGWQIQGVMADYVTVPDYGLVKLPDSLSFEEAATMPVAGVTAWEGLINIAKIQLGQTVLVQGTGGVSMFALQIARQAGARVIATTSSDAKAMRLKELGADAVINYITHPQWQEEVLRLTGGLGADVTLDVGGKDTIRQSLQAVKVNGLVCTAGGLTGSAITLDVYGDLNLNFKRIAGFAVGSRESFKGLLKAGIRPVIDKVFPVEEVQTAFRELESGGHFGKLVVSF
- a CDS encoding helix-turn-helix domain-containing protein; this translates as MYTRKIPRLYNCSLEVTMEVMGGKWKPFIICYLQHGPKRPSELLKMINGASKRVISQQLKELEDHEIVAKNVYAEVPLRTEYYLTDFGNELLPVVLMMEQWGRKYQPHLENKRTA
- a CDS encoding NEW3 domain-containing protein, with protein sequence MSATTTKHQRRMTRSLYLFVLLFSNQVWAQAVNKSSPPFTARLMNIEAAANTTFNYNTKLKNVAPVSRVFQLFAGLPPGWNANFKVEGMSVTSVNIDSNRTADITIEIVPTLDTKPGKYEIPVTALVGSDSLKLNLEAVIKGTYGVSLTTPSGKLSEDVTEGSTKELQLVIKNTGTIALDNLDLSAQNPSQWQLTFAPAKVLHLEAGADTTIVATLQVPDKTLAGDYMTNVTVRNNNANAKADFRITVKTSVLTGWLGLVIILIALGAVYFLIRKYGRR
- a CDS encoding ABC transporter ATP-binding protein translates to MEQPIIEIHGLSKTYGSLKAVDNLNLTIQQGEIFGLLGPNGAGKSTTILMLLGLTEPTAGTAHICGLNASRHPIPVKRKVGYMPDNVGFYNELSALENLKYIGRLNDIPEDEVEAAAREMLISVGLEAAIHKKAGTFSRGMKQRLGLADVLIKRPEVIILDEPTLGIDPAGVKDFLELIRRLNQEQGITILLSSHHLHQVQQVCSRVGIFVGGHLLADGSVETLAANLFKADPHVVQVTLQNAAGLSEQDLLQLPGVTKVNIVDAAVEISGQADNTPDIVRYFVHKGYDVTGVQKRTYGLDEIYQRYFENNLKENEVQNEKSTGLFQRSFLGRFKKR
- a CDS encoding ABC transporter permease, which gives rise to MVKKEVADQVHSWRFIIMALLILLTWIGSMYVSLSNIRAAMENVREQDTVYFYLKLLTTTDRSLPPFHVFIGFLGPLLGIALGFDAINAEQSNGTLIRLMAQPVYRDSLLNAKFTGSLIVVSILFFSLNMLMVGGGMLITGVHIEGAEFVRILCFVVLSVIYVAFWLNLSILLSVKFKQSATSALTAIAIWLFFTVFYPILVQIILKGILPDPNTLSPEQMVIYNQIRHNFLLVIPSQMYADGTTTLLMPVVRSMGPLSMEQMAMAVPSPLPLRESLLITWPQVSGLIAATVACFALSYWLFMRREIRT
- a CDS encoding family 43 glycosylhydrolase translates to MKRTLLLLGLTVLTLLHGCTKPESEQRLSGSSTFKAVTAASTSVIFTNPLPSLDNGSYYDPWVINIGGYFYYCGSDGGRLWITKSATLENLLQQTKTYIFTPPSGTGYSGELWAPELHYLNGKWYVYFAADDGTNANHRMYVLEGGTDASNPLNGTYSFKTKLNATTDRWAIDGHPFVYNSQLYFVWSGWEGTTNVSQYLYIAKMSNPYTIDGDRVEISRPDYSWEQVGTPTVNEGPTSLISGNTVHIIYSASGSWTNDYCLGRITCTNGNLLSKASWTKNSTAVFSRFGNVYGPGHASFVKSPDNIQNWIVYHAANSDGSGWDRRVMAQQFSWIGDEPFFGYPIEKGIPVPAPSIGPGYAMPIANGTYRIKSKVTSQCVDVPNAASTAGLQIQEYTDNGTNAQKWVFTSLGNGYYTITNVASGLNLDNAGASTAAGNILIQWTDNGNAAQHWRVQDMGGGYYKLINQRSLLALNVPYSNQTPGTKLEQWYENQYDAELWQIIP